Below is a genomic region from Sediminitomix flava.
TCTCCAGCCTTGATTCCTGCTTGAGATGAAGGTCCATCTTTCAGTACATTTACAACTTTGATGGTGTCTTTCAATAAGCGGAATTCTACTCCGATTCCTTCAAAACCTTCATCAAGGTGAGAATTAACAATCTCAGAATTTTTAGGTGCAATGTAAGATGTATGTGGATCTAGTTCTTCTAAAATACGATTGATTGCTAGTTCTGATAAGTGATCTGCATTTACTGAATCAACATAAAACTGATCAATGTATTGAAGTATGTGATCTAGCTTTTCTGAATGTTGTGAAAAACTATTAGGTCTAGAATCCCTATATATGAATTTCCCAAGCCACATTCCTGCACAAATACAAAGTGCAACTATGATTGGGAGATAAATATTCTTCAATTTATTTTGATCATCTCTAGTTTCCATATACAAGTTTTAGGGCAATTCTAAGTGTACCAATTATTTTTTATTGAAGATAAAGCCGCGTTCATCAACTCTTTCTTCAAAATCAATTTCAAGATCCAAGAGGTACATTAAATGTTTTTTATCAACCAATACCTTAATCGAATTGATTTCATAGATTTCATCATCATCTTTTTTTGTATCAAATCCGATAAAGAATCCTGCGCCACCACAGCCACTGCCTCTCATTCCAACTCTGAATTGGTAGTCTTCAGGTATGCTTTTGTTTTGCATAATATCTTGAATCTCCTTTGAAGCTTTGTCTGTAATTGATAGTGGTAATAATTTCATTATAATTTCCTTTTTTAGTTTAAACCCTCTAATCTTCTACCTTGTTTATGATTAATAAACTTTACCTATCTAAAAAGAAAATAAAATTACTGCAATTTTCCTTTCCAAGTAATGTAATCTTTAGGGAAGTCTACTTCAGTTTCTTCTTTGAAGATTCCATAATAGGTAGAACCTGAGCCTGTCATAGAAACGTATTCAGCTCCAGCTTGTCTTAATTGATTAGAAATTGTTTCGAAAACTGGATATTTTTTAACAAGTCCATCTTCGAAATCATTTTTAATCTTTCCTTGCCATTCCTCTATTGGGGAATTCTCAAGAATCTCTTTAGTCTGATGTAATGACACTTTTGGAATGACGCCACTGTAGGCTTCTTTTGTAGAAATATGAATATTTGGATAAACTAAAACGATAAATTTACCGCTTAAATTTAACTTGATATCTTCAAATATTTCACCTCTGCCTAAAACCCATTTTGGTTTATTTTTAATAAAGAATGGGCAATCACTACCCAATTCGGCAGCATAAGTTTCTAATTGCTGATCTGAAATACCGAGTTCGAAAATTTGATTAATCAGTTTCAGACAAAAAGAGGCATCGGCCGAACCTCCACCAAGACCTGCTCCAATTGGTATTCTTTTATCTAAATGGATTTTTACAGGAGATATATCGTAATCTGCTGCAATCAAATCATATGCTTTTTCGCAAAGATTTTTCCCTCCGTCAGTAGGAATGTGTATCCCAGATGAAGTAAACTGAAATTCATTACTTTTAATGATTTCAAGGTTTTCTTCCCATTCAACAGGGTAAAAACACGATTCTATATTATGAAATCCGTCTTCTCTCTTAGATACGATATTTAAGCCAATATTGATTTTGGCATTTGGAAAAACGATCATTTGTTAGTGTTTAATCAGATTGTTTTTTGCGTTCGTTTTTAATCGCTTTTGAAAGGAAGTATAGGAAACTTCCTACTACTGACCCAAAGATCAGTATCATGCTAATAATTGATGATGTAGACATACAAAAGTAGTTTAAAAATTTAATTTATGACCTTTTCAGCTTCTTTCTTGTGTACAAATTTCTTGTAGAGTAGATTGTTTAGAATTATGCCCAAGCCAAAAACAATAACCCATTGTGTTAGAATCGTGGCATTACTGTATACATCAAAAACATTCCAGTTACCTTCTTCATCAAACCATGGATATTTACTGTAGCCTTGTGACATCCACCACCAAAGTAGGGTGAAACCTAGAGGTATGATAAGGTAAATTGTGAATCTGAAGAATGTGCTGTTTAATTTTACTTCTGAGTCAACATCTATAAATTCTTTTTTGAAAAGGGAAATTCCATAACGATGAACAGCAAAAGCAATAGCCATTCCTGAAATAATGAGTCCTAATCCCCAAACCCAATCTTGGTTGGCAAAGAAGTCTAATGAATAAGCGGAAGGTAGCCCCATTACCATACAAATTCCAATCACAATCACAGTAGCCTTTTTTCGATCAAAGCCTAAATCATCTAACATTTTGATAAACATTTCGATCATTGTGAGTAAAGAACTGAAGGCTGCAAAGAAAAATGCTAAAAAGAAGAAGACCGAAAGAAAATCTCCACCGGGGAATTGATTAAACAGTTTTGGGATAATGGTAAAGGTTAGTGCAAAATTTCCACTTTGTAAAAATGCAAGAGCCTCCTGATCACTTGAGGCAAGTGCAAAAACAGAAGGGATAATAGCCATGCCAGCAATCAATGATGCCGTATTATTTCCAAACCCACTGATGAAAATATTTAAACTGACATCTTCATTTTTTCTTGAATAAGACGAAATTGTAAGCATCAATCCCCATCCTGCACCAGTTGACCATGCAGACTGAGTGACTGCTTCAATCCAAACCGTAGGGTTTTTAAACAAAGAAGTATCGATTTGATACATGTATTCAAGACCATGAATTCCATTTCCAATGTTGACTGCAATTAAGCCGATCAATATTAGCATTCCGAATAGGGTAGGGATAAGTATTTTATTTGCTTTTTCTAAGCCTTCTTGAACTCCTCTGTAAAGAACTACACCTGCTACAATCAATGCGATTATATGTAAAATTACAGTACTGATATTTTCACTAGAGATGTCACTCCAGAAATGTTGTAAAAACTGAGGGTCACTTTGTAATGATTCATTTATTGAAATCGTTCCTACTAGATTTTGTGTGGCAAGAAATAAATAACGAAGTCCCCAAGCAGTGACCACAGAATAGTAAAATGTGATCCCTAGCGTACAAACGGCAATAAAAAAGCCTAACCAAGTATATTTTTTTCCAGCAGCTTGTGCATAAGAACTAACAACACCGCCTTTAAATTTTTTACCAATCGAAAATTCGGAAAGTAGAATTGGGATAGACCAGATGAGAAGAAAAAATATCCATAAAACAATAAATGTACCTCCATACTGACCTGCTAGTCTTGGGAATCTCCATAAGTTTCCTGCTCCGACAGCCATTCCCAAAGATGCTAATATCAGTCCCCAACGACTGCTGAATTCTTGTGTTTTGTTCATAGTTAGTGGTTAAAAGAATGCTATTGATTGGTTTTAGTTTAGTTATTTCAATAGCTATAAAAATAAAAGAAAGGCAGGATTTCTCCTGCCTAAATATGAGATGAATGTAAAACGAATTACATCAATTCTTTAATCAATTGTTCTATGCTTAAACCTTCTGCTTCAGCCTTAAAGTTTCTTACAATTCTATGTCTAAGAATAGGAGTGGCAACACTTTGTACGTCTTCAATGTCTGGGCTATATCTGCCATTTAAAAGTGCGTGGCATTTCGCTCCTAAAACTAAGAATTGTGATGCTCTTGGCCCTGCTCCCCATTCCAAATATTTATTTGTAGTTTCTGGAGAGTGAGGTGTATTTGGTCTTGTTTTATTGACCAATTTTACGGCATATTCAATGACGTTATCTGCAACAGGTACTTTCTTAACTAACTGCTGGAAATAAATAATTTCCTCTTTGCTAATTACTTTGTTACAGGTAGGTCTAAAGTTTTCTGTAGTCTTTTTAACAATCTCGACCTCCTCGTCATAAGAAGGGTAGTCCAATTGAATATTGAACATGAAGCGGTCTAATTGAGCTTCAGGTAGAGGGTAAGTACCTTCTTGTTCAATAGGGTTTTGAGTGGCTAGAACGAAAAATGGACGATCTAATTCATAATGTTTTCCTGCGATTGTCACCGCATATTCTTGCATTGCTTCCAAAAGAGCTGCTTGAGTCTTAGGAGGAGTACGGTTGATCTCATCTGCTAAAATGATATTAGAGAAAATAGGACCTTTTACAAAATGAAATCTTCTTTCATTGTCCATAGTCTCTGAACCTAGAATATCAGAAGGCATTAAGTCTGGTGTAAATTGAATTCTATTAAAGTCTAAATCCAGAACATTAGAAATCGTTTGTATTAAAAGCGTCTTTGCAAGACCTGGAACACCGACCAAAAGACAGTGTCCTTGACAGAAAATTGAAGTGATTACAAGATGAACAACTTCGTCTTGGCCAACAATAACTTGACTTATTTCTTCTTTTAATTTCTTATAAGCGATATGTAGAGCATCTGCTGCTTCTTTATCTGACTGAAAGTTAATTGACATTGAAAGCTTAATTAAGGGATTGAACTCAATTCAGGATACACGACTTTTTTAGCCTGTAATTCTATAAAAATATAGTTAATAATCTAAGTCTCAAAAATGATTGTGCTTTGTTTCCTCTATTCTTGAGTAAAAGATTATCCTTCACATTGTTTTTGTACAAAAAAAGCGTTTCCTATTCTAAAATAAGAAACGCCTTTTAATTTGAAAAGAAACTTGTTTATAAGTCTTTTAACAAATCACATTCTAAATATTCAGGGTCGATGTCAATAAATACATCATTTCTAGCTGACTTTAACCATTCTTGGAAAATTTCACCTTTTCGGTTATTCAAAGTCGCTGAATGAAGCTTTTGGTAATCGTCTTTTAAGTTAGCCGAGTGAGGCTTTTTATAATCTTTGTAGTAGATCATTCTCACGGCTTGACTTCCATCTTCCAAACGGTAACGAGCAGGAGTAGAATAACTATCAATGCTCATTGTATCAATTGTAAAGAAAATCACAGGGTCTAGTTGATCTGTTGCCACCCAAGCACTACCTGTTGTTTGATCAGAGAATAGTCCACCGTTACCACGAGTAGCTTGATCGTCAGAGAAGTCTTTAGCTGCTTGTTCAAATGTGATACTATCAGCAACCAATAAATTTCTTACGCTATCCATTTCAGCTTCAGCTCTTTTGATGTCATCGTTATTTGGTTGTGGCCTTACCAAGATATGACGAGAATGGAATCTGTTACCTCTTCTTTCTAATAATTGAATTAAGTGAAATCCAAATTCAGATTTGATGGGATCTGCAATTTCACCAGGCTCAATAGTTAGTGCAACTTCTTCAAATTCAGGGACTAGCTCACCTCTACCATGCCATCCTAAGTCTCCACCTTGACGAGCCGAACCATAATCTTCAGAATAAAGCTTTGCTAAATCTTCAAACTTTTCTCCTTTTTCTATTCTTTCTTTTATGGCATCAAGCTTTTGTCTTGCTTTTTCATTTTCAACATCACTCACTGTCGGCTCAATGATAATTTGTCCAACAATGGCTTCTCCAGCCAAAAATGGAATACTATCTCTAGGAATTGTATTATAATATTCTTCCACTTGTTTAGGAGTGATTCGTACTCCATTAATAATCTGACCTTGCATGGTCTGAACAAGTGTTTGCTCTCTTACTTCTTCTCTAAGTTCTTCTTCAAGTTCAGTTACAGTTGTTCCAAGTACTTCTTCTAGCTTTTCTTCAGAACCGTATTGCATGACCATATAGCGCATTCTTTGCTCCATTTGGCCATCAATTTGACCTGCATCAACTTCAACTGAGTCAATTTCAGCTTTAGCAAGCATTACTTTATTAATAACGAGTTGCTCAAGAATCTGACATTTTGAGTCTGATTCAGAACCTCTAACTTGTCCATTCATCAACATTTGCTGATAAGAATTCTCCACTTCTGAAAGTAGGATAATATGATTATCAACTCTCGCAACAATCTTATCTACGACTACCGCATCCGATTGAGCAAAGGAGCTAAAAGGTAAAGCACCCATTAACAGTCCAAAAAATAGGCATTTAATTAATCTCATATATTTCATAGTCTTTATTCGCTTCAGCTTTTTCAAATGTGTTTTTCAACAAGTTTTTACGAAGATCTGTTTTTCGTTTGTATAAAAGCACTTCTTTGATCTTATTTTCAACAAAAGACATAGGAGAGTCTTCATCTTGAATTTTGTATTCATCTATTAAGAAGAAATACGTGAAATCTTCGTCTTCAGCCTCCCAAAGCTTTTTTCGTTTCAATGCTGTCGTAAGTTTACCTACTTCATTATTGAAAGGAGTATTGAAAATTATTTCATCTAGTTCTACCCAAGTGTTTCGATCTAAATGAACCTGGTCTCCGTAAGTGAAAGCCAAAGATCGTAATTTTTCAACATCTTCTTCTTTATCTGATAAAAGAAATGGTTTAACTCGTTTGATCCCAGGAGTACCTTTAGGGAACTTCAAGAAAATACCTCTGACGATATTAGTTCGAAGTAAAAAATTATCCTTGTTTGTTTCGTAAAAATCTTGAATCTGCTCTTGAGAAATAACGGTATCCATGTTTTGAGAAACATATTGTTTTTCAAAAGCATAAATCATTAATTGATCTCTGTAATCTTCTACTTTCAAATCAATTTTTTCAAAGTCGATGGTTTCTGAGTTCTTTGCTTGCTCAACGACCAACTGATTTTGAACCCATTTTTCAATATATTTTTTACGAAGTGAGTTACTGTCTGAAGCAACCGTGCCTTCCAAAATTTTGTCTAATTCAGATTGATAAAGGTAATGATCACCAACTCTTGCAACGGTGATTTCATCCTCATTTTCAGTGTCAAAAATAGAACTAACTTGTTCACAAGCCCCGAACAAGAAAGCTGGTATTAAAAAGATAAATGCCTTTTTCATATATGAGATTATGGCTAATTAGAATACAAATCTAAAGAAGCCTTTACAAACTGATACCGCAAAGAAGATTTTTTGACGCCTTTTTGATTTTTTTAACAATGATTTCAGTCTTTCTTCAAAATCGTTTAACACTATTTTCTTAGTTGAATTGAACTCTTGTAGTGCTTTAAGTATAAAATAAGAATATTTAAATTTTACTTGTTTAGAAAAGAACAAGCTGCTTAAGCTTTAATGTTATTAACTCGGAACTTTCAGATCAGCTTGGGAAATATTTTTGAAAATGTGTTAGATTTCAAGCATGATTTATTAAATGTAATGAATCAGTTTTTTTATGAAAATAAATATGAAAATGAGAAAGCTATTAGTAGCAGGATTGATGTTTGGAAGCCTACTTTCTTCTTGTTCACCAGAAAAGAAAGCGGAACAAGCTGAAGAACAAATTCTTAATGTTGCAGGAGGAAGAATCGAAAGATTAGAAAACTTCGATTCTAAGTATATTACACCAAGAAATGTAGATGTTTGGCTACCAGATAATTATTCTGATAGTAAGAAATATGCAGTTCTTTATATGCATGATGGTCAGATGCTTTTTGATTCTACAACGACTTGGAATAAACAAGAATGGAAAGTTGATGAAGTGGTAAGTGATTTGCTTAAAAAAGGGACAATTAAAGATTGTATTGTCGTAGGAGTATGGAATATTCAAGCTGAGAGACATTCGGATTATTTTCCTCAAAAGCCTTTTGAAGCATTAGGACAAACGGTTAAAGATTCCTTGATCAGTAAAGCGAAAAGAAGTGAAAATACTCACCTGTTCTCTACTACAGTGAATTCTGATAATTATTTGAAGTTCTTAGTGAAAGAATTAAAGCCTTATATCGATTCTCATTATTCTGTTAAAACAGATATGGAGAATACAGTAGTAGCAGGCTCTAGTATGGGCGGATTAATATCAATGTATGCAATCTGCGAATACCCGCAAGTATTTAGTGGAGCCGCTTGTATTTCTACGCATTGGCCAGGAATTATGCCATCGGCTGATAATCCTGTTCCTGCAAAATTTATGGAGTATCTAGATGCGAATTTACCAGACCCTACTAATCACAAGATTTATTTTGATTATGGTACAGCAACTTTAGATCAATATTATGAGCCTTACCAGTTAGAAGCTGATAAAATTATGGAGAAACATGGTTTTAACAGTAGTAATTGGGAGACTAGAAAATTTGAAGGAGAAAACCATTCTGAGAATGCTTGGAATAAAAGGTTACACATTCCTGTAACTTTCTTATTGAATAAATAAGAAAGCTCTAAGCACATTTATAAAGCAAAAAAGTCATCCTAATCTACTTAGGATGACTTTTTCATTATATTTTTCTTTTGAAGAATTTCAAGTTTACGATCTCTTGTTCATTTAAGAATCTCCAATTACCGCGTGGTAAATCTTTCTTTGTTAATCCTGCAAAAGCTGTACGGTCTAGCTTTTCCACTACATACCCAAAGTGTTCAAAAATTCTACGAACAATACGATTTCTACCAGAGTGAAGTTCTATACCGATTTCCTTCTTGTCTGGAGTTAAGATAGAGAAACCATCAATATCAACAGCACCATCTTCTAATACAAACTGTCTATGAATGATCTTTTCATGATCTTCATCTTTAAGTGGTTTGTTTAGCGTAACATAATATACTTTCTGAGTATTTCCAGAAGGATGAGCTAATTGTTTTGCTAGTTCACCATCATTAGTGAAAAGAAGAAGTCCAGTTGTGTTTCTATCTAATCTTCCAACAGGGTAAATACGAGATTCACCTGCATTTTTCACCAAAGACATTACTGTCTTACGCTCTTTAGGATCTTTAGTAGTCGTGATAAATCCTTTTGGTTTGTTGAGAAGGACATAAGTCAGTTTTTCCTTCTTCAAAACTTTATTCTGATGTTTTACAGTGTCATTTGGTTTTACTTTATAACCAAGTTCGGTAACTACTTTACCGTTCACTGTAATTTCTCCATTCTGAATTAAAACATCAGCTTCACGTCTTGAACATACACCTGAATTGGAAATGTATTTGTTCAATCTGATTTCTGCAGATGTTTCTTTATTCTGCTCCTGATTTTTCTTTTTCTGAATTTCTCTGATTTTTTTGAAATCGTAATCAGGAGAATTTTGCTTCTTCTCATCAGCAGGAGAATGTGGTCGCATCAAGTTTTTGTCATCAACGTGCTTTTGTCTAGAAGCTTTTCGATCGTTGATGCGTCTTTCACGAGATTTTTCTTGTTTCTGTCTTCTTAATGCTTCCTTTTTATTTTTAGGAGTATTTGTCGGGATAAGACTATTATTTTTTCCCGCAACTATTCTTTTTTTTCTCATAATTAAATGATTTAGGGGTACTTCACAGCAGCCCAAACCCAAAATATCGGACACAATCCGTTCCTAGTATAGTTATAAGAAACTAATTATGTAACGAAATAGCCCGCAAATGTATGCCATTTTTATTGAAAAAAGAAGCAATAGATAAAGTTGTTAAATCAAATTATTGATCTCGGCAGCGACAACTTCTTTAATCTCTGAAGATGAGTTGACTAGGTTGTCAATCATGGGGGAGAAGTCTTTTGTTAATATGCCTCCATTTTTTAAGGCCTCAAGTTGTAGAAGCATAGAATTAAAATCGGAAACATTGATGTAGGCAATGCTTGACTTTAACTTATGTGCATAGTGAGAAACTTGTTTGATGTCGCCAGTATCGTATGCTTCTTTAATATTTAAGGACAATTCTCCTAGACTTTTATGAATCAGTTCTAGAAGTTTTAATGATAGATTTTTATCATTAGAGGTTACCTCATATAAAGGTGAAAAATCGACGTCTATCGTGTTGATTTTCATGGGGTAAAAAGTGGTAGTGTTGGTTTTGTTACAATATATTGAGTCCAGTGACCCTAGTTTGTTTTAAATTAAAGAAGTTTTATTTGATTCACAAATTAATACAAGCAATTCTAGAAATGTTCTTTTAGAACTCATTTAAGCCAAGAAATGCTAATAGGGTTTCTAAGAATTGTTCAAAATTTTCTGGGTAGTCATCAGTACCTTCAGATTGAAATTTGAAATCATGAATTTTGGCACTTACAGACCAATAAGCTCCTTCGCCCTCAACATTAACGTATTGTTTGTCCCATTTCAAGCCAGTCAAGTATCTGAAGAAAAATTCCCATTCTTCTGCAAGAGGAGAGATAACGTTTTCAGTTTTATTTCCCTCACTGATTTTTGTGAAATGAATAAGTTGCTCTTTGTTTTTAAGAACAATTGAGGTGCCATCTTCGGCAGCCAAAACAATGTGTAGATAAAGATTTTGCATAACGGAAATAAAAAAAGCCGTTTACAAAATAAAATGCAAACGGCTTGTGTAGCGAAGACGGGAGTTGAACCCGTGACCTCAGGGTTATGAATCCTGCGCTCTAACCAACTGAGCTACCTCGCCATAAATTTGAGAACGAAAATAAAATATTGTAGCGAGAACGAGAGTTGAACTCGTGACCTCCGGGTTATGAATCCGACGCTCTAACCAACTGAGCTACCTCGCCAAAAATATGAGAACAAAAATAAAATAGTAGCGAAGACGGGAGTTGAACCCGTGACCTCAGGGTTATGAATCCTGCGCTCTAACCAACTGAGCTACCTCGCCATAAATTTGAGAACGAAAATAAAATATTGTAGCGAGAACGAGAGTTGAACTCGTGACCTCCGGGTTATGAATCCGACGCTCTAACCAACTGAGCTACCTCGCCATATTAAAATAATGCAATTGTGATGAAGTTGATGCTGATCTAAGAATTGTATTATTTTCTAACACTAACGCCCTAAAAAGCGTCCCCTTATCAAAATCGCGGTGCAAATATGAAGGCTTAAATTTAAATTTACAAATCTTCGACCTAAAAAAATGATAAAATAATTGAACCTTGTTCCTTTAATCATTTCTTCTAAATTGCATTAGTACAAACGTTAAGTTGATACTAAAATCTGCATTTTTTATGTCAAAATTTAAATATGAAGCTGAATTTGAAGTAAATGCACCTGTGGGAATGTTGTTCCCATATTTGTCTACTCGTAGTGGATTGGGTGATTGGTTTGCAGATAAAGTTGAAGTTCTTCCTGATAAAAAAACTTTTATTTTTACTTGGGAAGAAGATGAACGAAAAGCTAAACAAACCTTATTGAAGGCGGATTCTCATGTGAAATTTGAATTTGAAGAAGAGGAAGACCCTTCTTTTTTTGAGTTTCATCTAGATTTTAGTGAAATGACCCAAACCTGTTTTATCCGTGTTGTCGATTATTCTGATATGGATGACTTGGCCGAACTTGGCGAATTATGGTCAAATTATATTGATAAGCTAAAAACTATAGTAGGAGCCTAAAATAGTTTACTTTTATTCAATTTAAATCAACATTTAATTTCTATTTTTGCAACCACAATATTGTTTTCATTACATCCTGACTTTTTAGTCAGGTTTTTTTTTGATTTTTAGAAGAGATGTGAACGCTGAGTAAAAGCTAAAACGAATAGTAGGGTAGACTAATAGTATAGTTATGGTATTTGAACACAATAAGAAATATATCCAGCAATTTTCTCGTGCGATAGAGGAGCAAGAGAATGCTTACCTAGTATCTGAGATGGAGTCGTTGCACTCTGCGGATATAGCCCAGATTCTATACCAACTCAATACCGCTGAAAGTAAATACATCATTGATTTATTGACAGCAGAAAGAGCGGCAGATGTACTAAGTGAAATAGAAGAAGATCTTCGTAATGAATTTCTTAAAAACTTCACTGGGGAGGAGTTAGCAAGCTTCATGGATCATATGGATTCAGATGATGCTGCCGATATGCTAAATGAGTTGTCAGTTAAAGAACGTGAGGAGGTACTTTCATCAATGGACAACCGAGAAAGAGCCAATTATATTTTGGAACTCTTGAACTATGATGATGATTGTGCGGGTGGTTTGATGGCAAAAGAACTTGTTAAGGCAAATGTGAATTGGACGGTACAGAGAAGTATTGAAGAAATTCGACGTCAAGCCAAAAAAGTTGAA
It encodes:
- a CDS encoding peptidylprolyl isomerase, with product MRLIKCLFFGLLMGALPFSSFAQSDAVVVDKIVARVDNHIILLSEVENSYQQMLMNGQVRGSESDSKCQILEQLVINKVMLAKAEIDSVEVDAGQIDGQMEQRMRYMVMQYGSEEKLEEVLGTTVTELEEELREEVREQTLVQTMQGQIINGVRITPKQVEEYYNTIPRDSIPFLAGEAIVGQIIIEPTVSDVENEKARQKLDAIKERIEKGEKFEDLAKLYSEDYGSARQGGDLGWHGRGELVPEFEEVALTIEPGEIADPIKSEFGFHLIQLLERRGNRFHSRHILVRPQPNNDDIKRAEAEMDSVRNLLVADSITFEQAAKDFSDDQATRGNGGLFSDQTTGSAWVATDQLDPVIFFTIDTMSIDSYSTPARYRLEDGSQAVRMIYYKDYKKPHSANLKDDYQKLHSATLNNRKGEIFQEWLKSARNDVFIDIDPEYLECDLLKDL
- a CDS encoding alpha/beta hydrolase, which encodes MRKLLVAGLMFGSLLSSCSPEKKAEQAEEQILNVAGGRIERLENFDSKYITPRNVDVWLPDNYSDSKKYAVLYMHDGQMLFDSTTTWNKQEWKVDEVVSDLLKKGTIKDCIVVGVWNIQAERHSDYFPQKPFEALGQTVKDSLISKAKRSENTHLFSTTVNSDNYLKFLVKELKPYIDSHYSVKTDMENTVVAGSSMGGLISMYAICEYPQVFSGAACISTHWPGIMPSADNPVPAKFMEYLDANLPDPTNHKIYFDYGTATLDQYYEPYQLEADKIMEKHGFNSSNWETRKFEGENHSENAWNKRLHIPVTFLLNK
- a CDS encoding sodium-dependent transporter gives rise to the protein MNKTQEFSSRWGLILASLGMAVGAGNLWRFPRLAGQYGGTFIVLWIFFLLIWSIPILLSEFSIGKKFKGGVVSSYAQAAGKKYTWLGFFIAVCTLGITFYYSVVTAWGLRYLFLATQNLVGTISINESLQSDPQFLQHFWSDISSENISTVILHIIALIVAGVVLYRGVQEGLEKANKILIPTLFGMLILIGLIAVNIGNGIHGLEYMYQIDTSLFKNPTVWIEAVTQSAWSTGAGWGLMLTISSYSRKNEDVSLNIFISGFGNNTASLIAGMAIIPSVFALASSDQEALAFLQSGNFALTFTIIPKLFNQFPGGDFLSVFFFLAFFFAAFSSLLTMIEMFIKMLDDLGFDRKKATVIVIGICMVMGLPSAYSLDFFANQDWVWGLGLIISGMAIAFAVHRYGISLFKKEFIDVDSEVKLNSTFFRFTIYLIIPLGFTLLWWWMSQGYSKYPWFDEEGNWNVFDVYSNATILTQWVIVFGLGIILNNLLYKKFVHKKEAEKVIN
- a CDS encoding pseudouridine synthase; amino-acid sequence: MRKKRIVAGKNNSLIPTNTPKNKKEALRRQKQEKSRERRINDRKASRQKHVDDKNLMRPHSPADEKKQNSPDYDFKKIREIQKKKNQEQNKETSAEIRLNKYISNSGVCSRREADVLIQNGEITVNGKVVTELGYKVKPNDTVKHQNKVLKKEKLTYVLLNKPKGFITTTKDPKERKTVMSLVKNAGESRIYPVGRLDRNTTGLLLFTNDGELAKQLAHPSGNTQKVYYVTLNKPLKDEDHEKIIHRQFVLEDGAVDIDGFSILTPDKKEIGIELHSGRNRIVRRIFEHFGYVVEKLDRTAFAGLTKKDLPRGNWRFLNEQEIVNLKFFKRKI
- the ispE gene encoding 4-(cytidine 5'-diphospho)-2-C-methyl-D-erythritol kinase; its protein translation is MIVFPNAKINIGLNIVSKREDGFHNIESCFYPVEWEENLEIIKSNEFQFTSSGIHIPTDGGKNLCEKAYDLIAADYDISPVKIHLDKRIPIGAGLGGGSADASFCLKLINQIFELGISDQQLETYAAELGSDCPFFIKNKPKWVLGRGEIFEDIKLNLSGKFIVLVYPNIHISTKEAYSGVIPKVSLHQTKEILENSPIEEWQGKIKNDFEDGLVKKYPVFETISNQLRQAGAEYVSMTGSGSTYYGIFKEETEVDFPKDYITWKGKLQ
- a CDS encoding HesB/IscA family protein; its protein translation is MKLLPLSITDKASKEIQDIMQNKSIPEDYQFRVGMRGSGCGGAGFFIGFDTKKDDDEIYEINSIKVLVDKKHLMYLLDLEIDFEERVDERGFIFNKK
- a CDS encoding AAA family ATPase, with the protein product MSINFQSDKEAADALHIAYKKLKEEISQVIVGQDEVVHLVITSIFCQGHCLLVGVPGLAKTLLIQTISNVLDLDFNRIQFTPDLMPSDILGSETMDNERRFHFVKGPIFSNIILADEINRTPPKTQAALLEAMQEYAVTIAGKHYELDRPFFVLATQNPIEQEGTYPLPEAQLDRFMFNIQLDYPSYDEEVEIVKKTTENFRPTCNKVISKEEIIYFQQLVKKVPVADNVIEYAVKLVNKTRPNTPHSPETTNKYLEWGAGPRASQFLVLGAKCHALLNGRYSPDIEDVQSVATPILRHRIVRNFKAEAEGLSIEQLIKELM
- a CDS encoding Hpt domain-containing protein, giving the protein MKINTIDVDFSPLYEVTSNDKNLSLKLLELIHKSLGELSLNIKEAYDTGDIKQVSHYAHKLKSSIAYINVSDFNSMLLQLEALKNGGILTKDFSPMIDNLVNSSSEIKEVVAAEINNLI
- a CDS encoding START-like domain-containing protein: MSKFKYEAEFEVNAPVGMLFPYLSTRSGLGDWFADKVEVLPDKKTFIFTWEEDERKAKQTLLKADSHVKFEFEEEEDPSFFEFHLDFSEMTQTCFIRVVDYSDMDDLAELGELWSNYIDKLKTIVGA